From a region of the Rhodococcus sp. 4CII genome:
- a CDS encoding hydantoinase B/oxoprolinase family protein, translating to MPMPVLGSDKFISRPVDPGELNDSLKSLIPVHTVTDEQVRNIDPLTYEVVRHRLWSVTNEMGEALMRMSGSPIVTDANDFDFALSDELGQEVQVGLYNTMLVGAVDLAIYWTLQNRVVNPGIEEGDMFLCNDPWVGGGLHQNDAMVYQPIFHEGKLFAWTSAVAHQADLGGVGLGSFSPAAEDVFSEALPTPPVKVVRGNVVQEDIADMWVRRSRVPMMVGLDLRAKVGANTVGRNQLLQIIDHYGADTVKAVMKRMMNDAESRLRSKLTSVPDGKWSATGYQDQSHEGDRGVHGITVTMTKAADHLTFDFTGTDPSSGVINCTYAGLRGGIMLAVLPHLSGDIPWSTGGIMRCFDIITEEGTINNATFPAAVSRAPIGPAWLTGNLVAECLSNMLETADVTNGHVQATCCGTWDTAVIAGLDERNGASVPFLSIMMEPMAGGFGAQPHADGMDTGGLLGIPMGRVPDVEMTELMYPVLALWRREEIDSGGPGRHRGGVSASLALVPHGTSTPMGLVLASAGKAVSQNSGLSGGYPGNSGRETIIRYGGLQEMLANGQIPSTIDQLDGTTELCPCYGRTYLAPGDVFEMHWQGGGGYGDPLFREPDAVAKDVRDGYVSTDAARELYGVVLDDALAVDTNATNARRTDILSTRKSRSPQVSSYGPASPDSVTRTRRLDDNLALAETADGPGVICVHCSAVLGADHEQPLSVLTYDGKPSEAGPRIVEDTSLYVDDDVVFRQLSCPSCSAAFASSVVPTRHTDDIRWLSRALAE from the coding sequence ATGCCAATGCCAGTCCTCGGATCCGACAAGTTCATCAGCCGCCCAGTCGACCCGGGCGAACTGAATGATTCCCTCAAATCGCTCATCCCGGTGCACACCGTCACCGATGAGCAGGTCCGCAACATCGACCCCCTGACGTACGAAGTGGTACGACATCGCCTGTGGTCGGTCACCAACGAGATGGGCGAAGCTCTCATGCGTATGAGCGGCTCCCCGATCGTGACCGATGCCAACGACTTCGACTTCGCCCTGAGCGACGAACTCGGACAAGAAGTTCAGGTGGGCCTGTACAACACCATGCTCGTCGGCGCTGTCGACCTGGCCATCTACTGGACTCTGCAGAATCGCGTTGTCAACCCGGGCATCGAAGAGGGCGATATGTTCCTCTGCAACGACCCTTGGGTGGGCGGCGGACTGCACCAGAACGACGCGATGGTCTACCAGCCGATCTTCCACGAAGGCAAGCTCTTCGCCTGGACGAGCGCAGTCGCTCACCAGGCCGACCTGGGCGGTGTCGGTCTCGGGTCGTTCTCTCCGGCAGCAGAAGACGTATTCTCCGAGGCACTGCCGACCCCGCCGGTAAAGGTCGTGCGTGGCAACGTCGTGCAGGAAGACATCGCCGACATGTGGGTACGCCGCTCGCGCGTACCGATGATGGTCGGACTCGATCTGCGCGCGAAGGTCGGCGCCAACACCGTCGGCCGCAACCAGCTGTTGCAGATCATCGACCACTACGGTGCCGACACGGTCAAGGCCGTGATGAAGCGGATGATGAACGACGCCGAGTCCCGTCTGCGGAGCAAGCTGACCAGCGTGCCGGACGGCAAATGGAGCGCAACCGGATACCAGGATCAGTCCCACGAGGGCGACCGCGGCGTACATGGCATCACCGTCACCATGACCAAGGCCGCCGATCACCTGACATTCGATTTCACCGGCACCGACCCGAGCTCGGGGGTGATCAACTGCACCTACGCCGGACTGCGAGGCGGCATCATGCTGGCAGTGCTCCCCCACTTATCGGGTGATATTCCCTGGTCCACCGGCGGAATCATGCGCTGCTTCGACATCATCACCGAAGAGGGAACGATCAACAACGCAACGTTCCCCGCTGCGGTGAGCCGCGCACCGATCGGTCCTGCTTGGCTGACCGGCAACCTTGTCGCAGAGTGCCTGTCGAACATGCTCGAGACAGCGGATGTGACCAACGGGCACGTTCAGGCCACGTGTTGCGGTACGTGGGACACCGCCGTCATCGCCGGCTTGGACGAGCGCAACGGTGCCTCGGTTCCGTTTCTGTCGATCATGATGGAACCGATGGCCGGTGGTTTCGGCGCCCAGCCCCACGCCGACGGAATGGACACCGGCGGACTCCTCGGCATCCCGATGGGCCGGGTGCCCGACGTCGAGATGACCGAACTGATGTACCCGGTGCTCGCCCTCTGGCGGCGTGAAGAGATCGACTCCGGCGGCCCCGGCCGTCACCGCGGCGGCGTCAGCGCCTCGCTTGCACTCGTTCCGCACGGCACCAGTACGCCGATGGGTCTGGTGCTTGCCTCGGCAGGTAAGGCAGTGAGTCAGAACAGCGGTCTCTCCGGCGGCTATCCCGGCAACTCCGGCCGCGAGACGATCATCCGCTACGGTGGTCTGCAGGAGATGCTGGCTAACGGGCAGATCCCCTCGACCATCGACCAGCTCGACGGCACGACCGAGCTCTGCCCCTGCTATGGGCGCACCTACCTCGCGCCCGGGGATGTGTTCGAGATGCATTGGCAGGGCGGCGGCGGATACGGCGATCCACTCTTCCGCGAACCCGATGCCGTCGCCAAGGATGTTCGCGACGGCTACGTCAGCACGGACGCAGCTCGCGAACTCTATGGCGTCGTCCTCGACGACGCGCTCGCGGTGGACACAAACGCGACGAACGCGCGGCGAACGGACATCCTGTCCACGCGTAAGTCCCGCTCGCCACAGGTCTCGTCGTACGGCCCGGCTTCGCCGGATTCGGTGACGCGGACTCGTCGTCTCGACGACAACCTGGCACTGGCCGAGACCGCCGATGGTCCTGGTGTGATCTGCGTCCACTGCTCGGCGGTGCTCGGAGCGGATCACGAGCAGCCGCTGTCGGTGCTCACGTACGACGGCAAGCCCAGTGAAGCCGGACCGCGAATCGTTGAGGACACCTCCCTTTACGTCGACGACGACGTGGTGTTCCGTCAGCTGTCCTGCCCGAGCTGCTCGGCGGCGTTCGCCTCCTCGGTCGTACCGACCCGTCACACGGATGACATTCGCTGGCTGAGCCGCGCACTCGCCGAGTGA
- a CDS encoding hydantoinase/oxoprolinase family protein produces the protein MSYVIGIDVGGTFTDAVLDDGAGTLVAAKAPSTPPDYSVGVLETLEQLSAQLEISTEEMLADTHHIAHGTTSSLNALVMGNVPDVGFIATKGHRDSIFIMNVEGRFLGRGSYELQNPIMQDKNHKLLAKHLAKEVTERIDRDGNIVVALDEDECRDRIRTLIGHGVRAIAVSLLWSFRNPQHELRIKDLIHEIDPDVFVALSSEVSPRIREFARHSTTIMSTQVGPGLRSYLDHLQGELDARGLTGPLLVMQSSGGAVTAAEAPDQAISTVGSVLTGGVIGSMALAKQLGHSNVIATDVGGTTFLTGLIVGGEPVRDSVTVINHHPINVPTLKVDAIGSGGGAIAWVDEGRNLRIGPKSAQAVPGPACYDQGGTEPTNTDANLVLGILPETGLLGGKKALNKERSREAIRTRIAEPLGLSIEDAAAAIYAAQTAQTGDLLRKTVVEAGKDPRDFVLYAFGGSGPAFCAAYAAALNVREVVIPLGAVASAFSAFGLASSNVVLTREMSDPAFAPFDPESVDKVFKDLEEQVLAGIDRQDVKFDHVDLTREIDMRYAMQLAEVPVEVPDHDDFPKALEEVVTLFERRYAELYGEGTGFREAGIQSITYRVRGTGVLGTAPQLPPLAAAPSSDSSSAIKEARPVSLDLEIGFVDTPVYDYSKLGAGHVIHGPAIIEVPTTTVVIPHKRTGTVDSLGNLIITN, from the coding sequence ATGTCGTATGTCATCGGAATTGATGTGGGAGGTACCTTCACGGACGCCGTCCTCGACGACGGTGCCGGAACTCTCGTCGCCGCGAAGGCCCCGTCGACGCCGCCTGACTACTCGGTGGGTGTCCTCGAGACCCTCGAGCAGCTCTCGGCCCAGCTGGAGATCTCCACCGAAGAGATGCTGGCCGACACGCACCACATCGCGCACGGAACGACGTCCTCGCTCAATGCGCTGGTGATGGGCAATGTCCCGGACGTGGGCTTCATCGCCACCAAGGGCCACCGCGACTCGATTTTCATCATGAACGTCGAAGGCCGCTTCCTCGGCCGCGGCTCGTACGAGTTGCAGAACCCGATCATGCAGGACAAGAACCACAAGCTGCTGGCCAAGCACCTGGCCAAAGAGGTGACCGAACGAATCGATCGCGACGGTAACATCGTCGTCGCCCTCGACGAGGACGAGTGCCGCGACCGCATCCGCACACTCATCGGCCACGGCGTGCGTGCGATCGCAGTGTCGCTGCTCTGGTCGTTTCGGAATCCGCAGCACGAACTGCGGATAAAGGACCTGATCCACGAGATCGATCCCGACGTGTTCGTGGCGCTCTCCAGCGAAGTCAGCCCGCGAATCCGTGAATTCGCGAGGCACTCGACTACCATCATGAGCACCCAGGTCGGCCCGGGGCTGCGCAGCTACCTCGACCACCTGCAGGGCGAGCTCGACGCACGCGGGCTGACCGGACCCCTGCTGGTGATGCAGAGCAGCGGCGGCGCCGTTACGGCAGCCGAGGCACCCGACCAGGCCATCTCAACGGTCGGTTCGGTTCTGACCGGCGGTGTCATCGGATCGATGGCGCTGGCCAAGCAGCTCGGGCACTCCAATGTTATCGCCACCGACGTCGGCGGTACCACCTTCCTCACCGGCCTGATCGTCGGCGGGGAGCCGGTTCGCGACTCGGTGACGGTCATCAACCACCATCCCATCAACGTTCCGACGCTTAAAGTCGACGCCATCGGTTCCGGCGGCGGTGCCATCGCCTGGGTCGACGAAGGCCGTAACCTGCGGATCGGACCGAAGAGCGCGCAGGCCGTACCCGGCCCTGCCTGCTACGACCAGGGCGGCACCGAGCCGACCAACACCGACGCAAACCTCGTACTCGGCATCCTGCCCGAGACCGGTTTGCTGGGCGGGAAGAAAGCGCTGAACAAGGAGCGCTCGCGTGAGGCGATCCGGACCCGGATCGCCGAACCTCTCGGCCTGTCGATCGAGGACGCCGCAGCAGCGATCTACGCCGCCCAGACCGCGCAGACGGGCGATCTGCTCCGCAAGACCGTCGTCGAGGCCGGCAAGGATCCCCGCGATTTCGTGCTCTACGCCTTCGGCGGATCGGGGCCGGCGTTCTGCGCCGCTTACGCAGCCGCACTCAATGTCAGAGAGGTGGTCATCCCCCTGGGTGCCGTCGCCTCTGCGTTCTCGGCATTCGGGCTGGCCTCTTCCAACGTCGTTCTCACCCGCGAGATGTCCGACCCTGCATTCGCGCCGTTCGACCCCGAGTCGGTGGACAAGGTTTTCAAGGACCTCGAAGAGCAGGTACTCGCGGGAATCGACCGCCAGGACGTGAAGTTCGACCACGTCGACCTCACTCGCGAGATCGACATGCGCTACGCGATGCAGCTGGCCGAGGTCCCCGTCGAGGTCCCGGACCACGACGATTTCCCGAAGGCGCTCGAAGAGGTGGTCACGCTTTTCGAGCGTCGCTACGCCGAATTATACGGCGAGGGAACAGGTTTCCGTGAGGCAGGTATTCAGTCGATCACCTATCGCGTTCGTGGCACCGGCGTTCTCGGCACCGCGCCCCAGCTGCCGCCGCTCGCCGCCGCACCCAGCAGTGATTCTTCCAGTGCGATCAAGGAGGCCCGCCCGGTTTCGCTCGATCTCGAAATCGGATTCGTCGATACTCCCGTCTACGACTATTCGAAGTTGGGTGCCGGTCACGTCATCCACGGGCCCGCGATCATCGAGGTGCCGACCACCACAGTCGTCATTCCGCACAAGCGCACAGGCACGGTCGACAGCCTCGGCAACCTGATAATTACCAACTAG
- a CDS encoding TetR/AcrR family transcriptional regulator produces MTREDKAVERRSRRGVDYVATQSTRVDARGEAHTGPRRELVEKQIFAQATRLFAERGFARTTLQDIADATGLTRPALYHYVANKDELLARLVSETTQTPADHLRKINDRLDLRPSERLRSMATTIALHQARNPNQFQLIVRSEAELPPYLARTFEQGRRQVLKEFIRVIEDGISAGELRPIDSRSAALGIIGMLNWIAWWHQPGNARNDETVAKQLGDMAGRSLERGHGSDGPVAEDGPARAIARLREDVDYLERLIAGAGRST; encoded by the coding sequence ATGACGCGCGAGGACAAAGCGGTTGAACGCAGATCCCGCCGCGGGGTCGATTACGTCGCGACGCAATCGACCCGCGTCGATGCGCGTGGCGAGGCCCACACTGGCCCACGCCGCGAACTTGTCGAAAAGCAGATCTTCGCTCAGGCCACGCGCTTGTTCGCCGAACGCGGATTCGCCAGAACCACATTGCAAGACATAGCCGACGCCACAGGTCTCACGCGCCCCGCGCTGTACCACTACGTTGCCAACAAGGATGAACTACTCGCGCGCCTAGTGTCCGAAACCACGCAAACTCCGGCCGATCACCTCCGAAAGATCAACGACCGCCTCGATCTCCGCCCCTCGGAAAGGCTTCGCAGTATGGCCACCACGATCGCCCTTCATCAAGCGCGGAATCCCAATCAATTCCAGCTTATCGTTCGATCCGAAGCCGAACTGCCCCCGTACCTCGCCAGAACATTCGAGCAGGGTCGACGTCAGGTACTAAAGGAATTCATTCGCGTTATCGAAGACGGCATCAGCGCCGGCGAATTAAGACCCATTGATTCCAGATCGGCAGCCCTGGGCATTATCGGCATGCTCAATTGGATAGCATGGTGGCACCAACCAGGGAACGCGCGCAACGACGAAACTGTCGCTAAACAACTCGGCGACATGGCCGGACGCTCCCTGGAGCGCGGCCACGGAAGCGACGGGCCAGTAGCGGAGGACGGCCCCGCCCGCGCAATTGCCAGACTCCGTGAAGACGTCGACTACCTCGAACGCCTAATTGCCGGGGCTGGCAGGTCAACGTAG
- a CDS encoding mycofactocin-coupled SDR family oxidoreductase, translated as MERLAGKVAFVSGAARGQGRSHAVRLAEEGADIIAVDSCADVHSAAYPMATRDEFDETVALVEKLDRRIVFRIADVRDNEAVAAALSDGVAELGRLDIVVANAGIVSNAPIADLGPGMWGDVVDINLTGVYNTARNAVPYLIEAGSGAMVFTGSALGTRPMQNSAHYVAAKAGVVGLMRALALELAPHLIRVNTVSPSMVNTKMIHNEAMYRLFLPDIETPTPKQAEEAFSISPMPFPWVEANDVSNAVAFLVSEEARYVTGQDLKIDCGFSLG; from the coding sequence ATGGAACGTCTTGCTGGAAAGGTCGCCTTCGTCAGCGGAGCGGCCCGTGGACAAGGCCGTAGTCATGCGGTCCGGCTCGCCGAGGAGGGAGCCGACATCATCGCTGTCGATTCGTGCGCTGACGTGCATTCCGCCGCTTACCCGATGGCCACCCGGGATGAATTCGATGAGACGGTCGCACTCGTGGAGAAGCTGGACAGGCGAATCGTGTTCCGAATCGCCGACGTTCGCGACAACGAGGCGGTCGCGGCGGCGCTGAGCGACGGTGTCGCAGAACTCGGTCGTCTCGACATAGTGGTCGCGAACGCTGGAATCGTCAGCAACGCCCCCATTGCCGATCTGGGACCTGGCATGTGGGGCGACGTAGTCGACATCAACTTGACCGGCGTGTACAACACTGCCCGCAACGCCGTGCCCTACCTGATTGAGGCTGGGTCGGGTGCAATGGTTTTCACCGGCTCGGCGCTGGGCACGCGTCCTATGCAAAACTCCGCTCACTACGTCGCCGCCAAGGCCGGTGTTGTGGGCCTGATGCGAGCATTGGCGCTCGAATTGGCACCGCACCTGATTCGCGTCAATACTGTCAGCCCGAGCATGGTAAACACGAAGATGATTCACAACGAGGCCATGTACCGTTTGTTCCTGCCTGACATCGAAACTCCCACACCGAAACAAGCGGAAGAGGCCTTCTCGATCAGCCCCATGCCTTTTCCATGGGTGGAAGCGAACGACGTGTCCAATGCGGTGGCGTTCCTAGTCAGTGAGGAGGCACGCTACGTGACAGGCCAGGATCTCAAGATTGATTGTGGCTTCAGCCTCGGCTGA
- a CDS encoding TetR/AcrR family transcriptional regulator: MRVTKEQARANRERVVATASTLFREHGYDGIGVADLMASAGLTHGGFYKNFRSKAALMCESAASGFEQLLTKVADLDIPHFVDYYVSRTHRDSRADGCTLAALGGDAARQPDEVKTAFEAGIETMVAILQRAAGDENDPASRARAISLLAEGVGAIVLSRACADSSEMSDEILDVCHSAMQFRGA, from the coding sequence ATGAGGGTCACCAAGGAGCAAGCCCGAGCCAATCGGGAGCGTGTCGTCGCCACAGCCTCGACGTTGTTTCGCGAACACGGTTACGACGGAATCGGCGTCGCAGACCTCATGGCGTCCGCCGGACTCACGCACGGCGGGTTCTACAAGAACTTCCGCTCCAAAGCGGCCCTGATGTGCGAATCCGCGGCGAGTGGATTTGAGCAGCTCTTGACCAAAGTGGCCGACCTGGATATTCCTCATTTCGTCGACTACTACGTTTCGCGGACGCATCGGGACTCCCGCGCCGATGGGTGCACCTTGGCCGCCCTGGGCGGAGATGCGGCCCGTCAACCCGATGAGGTCAAAACAGCGTTCGAAGCCGGGATCGAGACCATGGTGGCGATTCTGCAGCGCGCAGCGGGCGATGAAAACGACCCTGCGTCACGTGCACGAGCGATCAGCCTCCTAGCCGAAGGCGTCGGCGCAATCGTACTGTCGAGGGCCTGTGCAGACTCGTCGGAGATGTCCGACGAGATACTCGACGTGTGCCACTCTGCTATGCAATTCCGCGGTGCATAG
- a CDS encoding alpha/beta fold hydrolase: MTDTHVTAPTRFVEVDGEKFAYRRWGKAAGVGVPIFLVPHFRAGLDHWDPILTDGLAEDREVILFNGRGIASSTGVPRNRIEDMADDVAAVIEALDLPQVDLLGFSIGGFVVQEVALRHPRLVRKLLLLGTGLRGGDPKMEPKALEVAPNPVPTAEDFLYLFFGRSEAAKRAGLAFWDRRHLRVDQDPPSSPEVAQAQAEASAAYLPPLPGDNPFAYLQAITQPTLVLNGVDDVMIPTINSWHLSQNIPNAQLLIYPDAGHGAQFQYPERFLSHARQFLAE; encoded by the coding sequence ATGACCGATACACACGTAACCGCACCGACCCGCTTCGTCGAAGTCGATGGTGAGAAATTCGCCTACCGGCGCTGGGGTAAAGCGGCGGGCGTTGGCGTGCCGATCTTCTTGGTGCCGCACTTTCGTGCCGGACTGGATCATTGGGATCCAATCTTGACAGACGGGTTGGCCGAGGATCGAGAAGTCATTTTGTTCAATGGTCGAGGCATCGCCTCGTCGACAGGTGTCCCCCGGAACCGCATCGAGGACATGGCTGACGATGTCGCCGCGGTCATCGAAGCGCTCGACCTTCCTCAGGTCGACCTTCTCGGGTTCTCTATCGGAGGGTTTGTGGTGCAGGAGGTGGCGCTCCGCCATCCCCGCTTGGTGCGCAAGCTTTTGCTCCTCGGAACCGGCTTGCGCGGGGGCGATCCCAAGATGGAACCGAAGGCGCTGGAGGTTGCGCCTAACCCCGTACCTACTGCGGAAGATTTCTTGTACTTGTTCTTCGGGCGCTCGGAAGCGGCCAAGCGGGCAGGATTGGCGTTCTGGGATCGGCGACATCTGCGCGTCGACCAGGATCCGCCCAGCTCGCCTGAAGTCGCGCAGGCGCAGGCGGAAGCTTCGGCGGCCTATCTGCCGCCGTTACCCGGCGACAACCCGTTTGCTTACCTGCAGGCGATTACCCAGCCGACTCTCGTGCTCAATGGGGTTGACGATGTGATGATTCCAACGATCAACTCCTGGCATCTGTCTCAGAACATTCCCAACGCACAGCTCTTGATCTACCCAGACGCCGGCCACGGGGCTCAATTCCAATACCCCGAGCGCTTCCTCTCACACGCCCGCCAGTTCTTGGCGGAATAA
- a CDS encoding class II aldolase/adducin family protein yields MLLILESHPSKGSEFAMKTPNRTFVTASEDASPLPMLEPKQSGISLPRPPTFASSEDERRHRKQQLAGAFRIFGRLGFGEGVTGHITVRDPEYPSMFWVNPFGMSFRHIRVSDLILVDHEGSVRQGNRPVNAAGFTIHSAIHEANPGVVAACHAHAVHGKAWASLGRLLDPITQDACALYGNHVVVNEGAGAVVLDREVGRNLGKSLIGQRMALHRNHGIFTVGESVAEAAWWFISSERNCQAQLLAEAAGTPVLIDHENAMFTREQTGSPYAGWFSFQPLWDEILRTDPDLLD; encoded by the coding sequence ATGCTGTTGATTCTTGAAAGCCACCCTTCGAAGGGATCAGAGTTTGCTATGAAAACGCCGAACCGTACTTTCGTCACCGCGTCCGAGGACGCTTCCCCACTGCCCATGTTGGAACCCAAGCAGTCCGGGATCTCGTTACCCCGACCGCCCACGTTCGCGAGCAGCGAGGACGAGCGTCGACACCGCAAGCAGCAGCTCGCTGGTGCCTTCCGAATCTTTGGGCGACTCGGTTTCGGGGAGGGCGTGACCGGTCACATAACAGTGCGTGACCCGGAGTATCCAAGCATGTTTTGGGTGAACCCATTCGGAATGTCCTTCCGGCACATTCGCGTCTCCGACCTAATACTCGTCGATCATGAGGGGTCCGTTCGGCAGGGGAATCGTCCCGTCAATGCAGCTGGATTCACGATCCACTCAGCGATTCACGAAGCCAATCCCGGCGTAGTGGCAGCCTGCCATGCGCATGCTGTACACGGCAAGGCATGGGCCTCGTTGGGGCGCCTGCTCGATCCGATCACACAAGACGCCTGCGCACTCTACGGAAATCACGTCGTGGTCAACGAAGGGGCGGGCGCTGTAGTGCTCGATCGGGAGGTCGGTCGGAACTTGGGCAAAAGCTTGATCGGCCAGCGTATGGCACTGCACCGCAACCACGGAATTTTCACGGTCGGCGAGTCGGTCGCTGAGGCAGCATGGTGGTTCATCAGCTCCGAACGTAATTGCCAAGCGCAGTTGCTGGCCGAGGCGGCCGGCACACCAGTTCTGATCGATCACGAGAACGCAATGTTCACCAGAGAGCAGACCGGAAGCCCATACGCTGGGTGGTTCTCATTCCAGCCGCTTTGGGATGAGATTCTCCGAACTGATCCCGACCTCCTGGACTGA
- a CDS encoding AMP-binding protein, with protein MSFNSPFPDVEIPELNVYDYLFGSIAGSDLDRPALIDGTSGAVSTYKTLIGQIDAIAGALAARGLEVGGVVGLHSPNVPAFASVLHGILRAGGTATTINALYTAEDIAKQLTDSGAKFLFTVSTLYTQAMAAAEHVGIDADHVIVLDGAEGHESLRDLLAEGAPVPEVSFDPATHVAVLPYSSGTTGVPKGVILTHRNLVANIAQMEPRVGIDSNDAILAVLPFFHIYGLTVLLNIALKLRAHLVTMPKFDLVEFLRIISEHKLTYLFIAPPVAVALAKNPLIDEYDLSSVHTIFSGAAPLDEELGKTVAQRLNTRVRQGYGMSELSPVSHIIPFDRDDMPLSSVGQPLANTENKLVDPSSGNEINLPVEGLSEPGELWVKGPNVMAGYLNNPTATAETLDSDGYLHTGDIAVADPEGVVYIVDRLKELIKYKGYQVPPAELEALLLTHPEIADAAVIGVLDSEGEEVPKAFVVRQADATIDEDGVIAFVAERVSPHKKVRTVEFIDIVPKSAAGKILRKDLRAIESG; from the coding sequence GTGAGTTTCAACAGCCCCTTTCCCGATGTCGAGATTCCCGAACTGAACGTCTATGACTACCTGTTCGGATCCATCGCCGGGTCCGATCTCGATAGGCCCGCACTAATCGACGGCACGTCCGGCGCTGTGAGCACCTACAAGACGCTGATCGGTCAGATCGATGCCATTGCGGGTGCTCTGGCTGCACGTGGACTCGAAGTCGGTGGCGTTGTCGGGCTCCACTCACCGAACGTGCCCGCGTTCGCCTCGGTATTGCACGGTATCCTGCGCGCCGGCGGAACCGCGACGACGATCAACGCGCTGTACACGGCTGAGGATATCGCGAAGCAGCTCACCGATTCGGGCGCGAAGTTCCTGTTCACCGTGTCAACGCTCTACACGCAGGCGATGGCCGCCGCCGAGCACGTCGGCATCGATGCTGATCATGTGATCGTGCTCGACGGCGCTGAGGGCCACGAAAGCTTACGGGATTTGCTCGCCGAGGGCGCACCTGTCCCCGAGGTCTCGTTCGATCCAGCAACTCACGTCGCCGTGCTCCCTTATTCCTCGGGAACGACAGGTGTGCCGAAAGGCGTTATCCTCACCCATCGCAACCTCGTGGCCAACATCGCGCAGATGGAACCGCGAGTGGGCATCGACAGCAACGACGCGATCCTGGCGGTACTGCCGTTCTTTCACATTTATGGCCTGACAGTGTTGCTGAATATCGCCCTCAAGCTGCGCGCACATTTGGTAACCATGCCGAAGTTCGACCTCGTCGAATTTCTGCGCATCATCTCCGAACACAAGCTGACGTACCTCTTCATCGCCCCGCCAGTGGCTGTGGCGCTCGCCAAGAACCCGTTAATCGATGAGTACGACCTCTCGAGTGTTCACACCATCTTCTCGGGCGCGGCACCGTTGGACGAGGAACTTGGCAAGACGGTCGCCCAACGCTTGAACACGCGGGTGCGTCAGGGCTACGGAATGAGCGAGCTCAGCCCGGTCAGCCACATCATCCCGTTCGACCGCGACGACATGCCACTCAGCTCTGTAGGACAGCCGCTGGCCAACACCGAGAACAAACTGGTTGACCCAAGCAGCGGCAATGAAATCAACCTTCCTGTAGAGGGATTGAGCGAGCCGGGCGAGCTGTGGGTCAAGGGGCCGAACGTCATGGCAGGCTACCTCAACAACCCGACTGCAACGGCGGAGACCCTCGACTCCGACGGGTACCTGCACACCGGTGACATCGCCGTCGCCGATCCCGAGGGCGTCGTCTACATTGTCGACAGGCTCAAGGAACTCATCAAGTACAAGGGCTACCAGGTTCCGCCCGCCGAACTCGAAGCCCTACTTCTCACCCATCCCGAGATCGCCGACGCCGCCGTCATCGGCGTTCTGGACTCCGAGGGCGAAGAAGTGCCCAAGGCGTTCGTCGTACGGCAGGCCGACGCCACGATCGACGAGGACGGTGTCATCGCGTTCGTCGCCGAGCGTGTGTCCCCGCACAAGAAGGTTCGAACGGTCGAGTTCATCGACATCGTCCCGAAGTCCGCTGCTGGCAAAATTCTTCGCAAGGATCTGCGCGCCATCGAAAGCGGCTAG
- a CDS encoding phosphoadenosine phosphosulfate reductase family protein, whose translation MDSLAVLDLARRVEPEVPVVFFESGLDYGETYDYLSKTTHTWRLDLHRIPTDPHYCRSPPRFGLWDHEATSDATTAAIVVLHECSSPNPPTSPLMAGPW comes from the coding sequence ATGGACTCCCTCGCCGTCCTCGACCTCGCCCGCCGCGTCGAACCGGAGGTGCCGGTTGTGTTCTTCGAATCGGGTCTCGACTATGGCGAAACCTACGACTATCTCAGCAAAACGACCCACACCTGGCGGCTGGACCTGCACCGCATCCCCACAGACCCCCACTACTGCAGGTCCCCTCCCAGGTTCGGGCTGTGGGATCACGAGGCGACCAGCGACGCGACGACTGCGGCGATAGTAGTTCTGCATGAGTGTTCATCGCCGAACCCGCCGACGAGCCCACTCATGGCTGGGCCCTGGTGA
- a CDS encoding IS6 family transposase: MWLYLRFSLSFRDVEEMMLEHGVLRNDLALVRESRAGLGVPGCGTAGHDPATSGTSTRSFLTIDGEQRYLWCAVDQHGNVLDVLVHAQAQCQLPGDLPGTAQGPAIRAAGASPIRPASYTSRIATCSARSIVDDPRTEQSSENSH, from the coding sequence GTGTGGTTGTACTTACGCTTCAGCCTCAGCTTCCGCGATGTGGAGGAGATGATGCTCGAACACGGTGTCCTACGAAATGATCTGGCGCTGGTGCGCGAAAGTCGGGCAGGACTGGGCGTGCCCGGCTGCGGCACCGCCGGGCACGACCCGGCGACAAGTGGCACGTCGACGAGGTCCTTTTTGACGATCGACGGCGAGCAACGCTACTTGTGGTGCGCGGTCGACCAGCACGGCAACGTGCTCGACGTGCTGGTGCATGCCCAGGCGCAATGCCAACTGCCAGGCGATCTTCCGGGAACCGCTCAAGGCCCTGCCATACGTGCCGCGGGTGCGTCACCGATAAGGCCGGCCAGCTACACCTCGCGCATCGCGACGTGCTCGGCTCGGTCGATCGTCGACGATCCAAGAACTGAACAATCGAGCGAGAACTCGCATTAG